One genomic window of Erinaceus europaeus chromosome 7, mEriEur2.1, whole genome shotgun sequence includes the following:
- the LOC132539436 gene encoding small nuclear ribonucleoprotein G-like: MSKAHPPELKKIMDKKSSLKLNGGRHVQGILQGFDLFMNLVVDECVKMANSGQKNNTGMVVTRGNSIIMLEALERV; the protein is encoded by the coding sequence ATGAGCAAGGCTCATCCTCCtgaattgaaaaaaattatgGACAAGAAGTCGTCATTGAAACTAAATGGCGGTAGACATGTCCAAGGAATTCTGCAGGGATTTGACCTGTTTATGAACCTTGTGGTAGATGAATGTGTGAAAATGGCAAACAGTGGGCAAAAGAACAATACTGGAATGGTGGTAACACGTGGAAATAGCATCATCATGTTAGAAGCCTTGGAACGAGTATAA